Genomic window (Aquimarina sp. BL5):
CTTCGATTGCCATCTCCAATCTTTTACCGCAGACGCATCATCAATTGATTTTGGCCATCTCGAAGCTATTTCTTGTCTAAAATCTGGTTTATAATTTACTTTAAAATCAGGATATAATTTACGAATTTCATCTACAACTTCTCCAGGAGAAAAGCTAATTCCTGCAATATTATAAGAGGTTCTTACGGTTATACTTTCCTTTGGCGCTTCCATTAGTTCTATAGTAGCTCTTATCGCATCATCCATAAAAATCATCGGAAGTGTTGCTTCTTCTTTCAAGAAGCAATTAAATTTTTCTTTTAATACTGCTTTATGGTAAATATCTACAGCATAATCCGTCGTTCCTCCTCCAGGTAGTGATTGATACCCAATAACTCCGGGATATCGAATAGATCTAACATCTAAACCATATCTAAGAAAATAGTACTGCGCCCAATTTTCTCCGGCAGCTTTACTTATACCATATACTGTAGCTGGGTTAAGATATGCATTATCTGGTGTGTTATCCAAAGGTGCACCTTCACCAAAAACTGCAATGGAACTTGGAAAAAACACTTTATCAATATTATTATTCCTAGACACTTCCAACACATTAAACAAGGTTTTCATATTAATGTCCCAAGTTGTTAATGGAGTTTCTTCACCTTTCGCTGATAAAATGGCCGCCAAATGATATATTTGGGTTATCCCATATCTTTCTACAACTTCCTGAATTCTATTCCTATCCGTGGCGTCTATAACTTCAAATATACCCTTATGATTATCATTCTCTTTAAGATCTGAAGCTATTACATTCTCTATTGTATATTTCTTCCTAAGTTCCGTAGTCAACACAGAACCCAGTTGACCATTTGCACCAATTACTAAAATTTTTGTATCCATCTTCATTCTTAAAATTTTAACACTCATTAAGCATTATTCACTTACTAAAGTAATAATAGCAACTTTTATATCCGATTTTTACAAAAAACTAAGTAATAATTCCTTTATATTCAAATAATAGAAGCTATATTTACTTTTACAATAAGTTCAATCACTATTTTAAAGTAATTTTTTATCACTAATAAATGGAACAATTAGATCAAACTGATACTACAATTCTTAGGATTCTTCAGAGAGATTCTAAAAAAACAGCCAAAGAAATTGCCACAATTCTCAATCTAACACCATCTCCTGTTTATGAAAGAGTTAGACGGTTAGAAAAACACGGCTTTATCAAAAAATATGTAGCAATCCTTGATAAGAAGCTAATCGACAGATCAATAACTACTATTTGTCAGGTTTCTATGAGATATCACAATGAAGCTTTTATTGAGAAATTCGAAGAGCAGATTCAGAATTTAGACGAAGTTCAGGAATGCTATCATATGGCTGGACAAGTAGATTTTATCTTAAAAATCCATACCAAAAGCCTGGAAGAGTATCACGATTTTGTAAAGACAAAGCTTTCTAAAATTGAAAATATTGGAGTTTTAAACAGTACGTTTGTTTTAAAAGAAATAAAACATTCTTCTGAGTTTTATATTTGATCAAAACATAAATATCACTAAAACCCGTTAGCATGGGAAACTTTATTGTCTATTTTTGATAAAAATTATTTCATGTCGATTTCAGTTTCGAATATTTCCAAGATATATGATCAACAAAATGCTTTGAAAGAAGTTTCTTTTGAAGTAAATGAAGGAGAAATTGTTGGTTTTTTAGGCCCTAATGGTGCCGGTAAGTCTACAATGATGAAAATCCTAACTACATATTTGGATCCTTCAGAAGGAAAAGCGTTGGTAAATGGTTTTGATATAAACACACAACCAATTGATGTACAGAGTAGTGTAGGTTATCTTCCTGAACACAATCCGTTGTATTTGGAAATGTACATAAGAGAATATTTATCGTTTAATGCTCAGGTTTACAAAATTTCAAAATCTAGAATAGAAGAAGTCATTAAACTAACTGGTCTAACACCAGAATCAAACAAAAAAATAGGCCAATTATCTAAAGGGTATCGTCAAAGGGTTGGGTTAGCTTGCGCATTATTACATGATCCAAAAGTTTTAATACTTGATGAACCTACAACAGGTCTTGATCCTAATCAATTGGTGGAGATTAGAGAACTAATTAAATCCGTCGGAAAGGAAAAAACCGTTTTCCTTTCTACACATATCATGCAAGAAGTAGAAGCCATGTGTGATCGAGTTATTATAATTGATCAAGGGGTAATAGTAGCTGATAAAAACTTAAATGAAATGATGGATCAAACGGATCAGATTATTGAGGTGGAGTTTGACTATCGAGTTGAGGAAGCTTTCTTACTAAAACTTGACCACATAAAAAATGTTAAGAACATTCATGGATTTGCTTATCAACTCATATTTGATACAACAACAGATATGCGCTCTGTAGTCTTTGATTTTGCACATGATAATGAATTGAAAATTCTTCAACTTTCAAGAAAAAACAAAGATTTAGAGAGCTTATTTAGAGAACTAACTAAATAATGCTTTTAGAGTAAAGCTAAAAGGCATTTTCAAAGTTGTACAAAACTTCCTTTAATTTTGCGACGGATATAGGTTTTACGATGTAATCACTAACTCCATCAAAGGACTTAGCCCTTAATACGTCTTCTGGATCAACAGATGAAGAAACTACATAAATAAGTATTTCCTTCTCACAAGGTATTTTAACAAACTCATCCAGAAACTGCCACCCATCCAATATCGGCATATTTAAATCCAACAAAATAACATCTGGCAATTTTTCTTTTGCAGAAATAATTGCTCTCAAATTATTTAATGCGTCCTGGCCATTTTTAAAAACCATAATTCCTTCACAAAAGTTAATCAATTGCATAACTTTTTTGATTCCAAAAACAAAAATGGGATCGTCATCTATAACGCAAGCGATATCAATTCTTTTCATACTTCATATAAATTTTAAAAGTCGTTCCTTTATTAACTATACTAGTCACTTCTATTTTACCCCCAATTGCCTCTACTTGATTTTTAGTAATAAACAACCCAATTCCTCTAGCATTCTGGACATTAGGATGAAATGTTTTATACATACCAAATAATTTAGACCTATGCTTGTTCAAATCGATGCCTAGTCCATTATCTTCTATAGACAATACTACATAACTATTATTTTTAATTGCACTAAGGGTAATATGGTTTTTTCGTTTCTTTGATCTATACTTTATACCATTTGTTATAAAGTTAAGTAATATACTATCTAAATAAGCCGGAACAGCCAATACATCTAGATCATTACTAACTAAATTATTAATTTCTACTTTAGCCTCCAGTGCTATAGCAGAAACTCCTCTTATTACTTCATCAATAACATCTTTTAACCCTATTGAAACCAAGCTTTTATCTAAAGAAGTATTAATTAAGACTACTTCATTTAGATGAGCTATAGTATCAGAAAGATTAATCGAAGCTGTTTTAAAAAGTTTAATAATTTCATTATCCTCTATTTCTGGATTCTCCTGTAAGAATAAGTCTAATAGCATTTCGAAATTCCCAGAATGGGATTTAAGGTTATGCGAAACGATATGAGCAAAGTTTTTCAATCTTCTATTCTGATCTTCAGCTATTTTTAATAATGATTTTAATTCCTTTTCTCTTTTAATTTCTGTAATATCCGAAGTATGAATTACTAATCCTCCAATCTTATTTTCATTAGAATACCAGGGACAAAGTTCCCAAGATAACCATTGTGCGGTTCCATCTTTTCTTTCGATACATTCTTCTTCATTTTTAATAGTTTCTCCTTCAAAACATTTTTGGTAATTAAATTTCCATTTTTTTGCTATTTCAGGTAGCACTTCAAAATGTGATTTCCCGATAATATTTTTATTTTTAATATTATAAACCTCGAACCATTTTTTTGAAGCTGCCAAATAATTCATGTTTGTATCAAACATAGCAATAGCACTTGGCGTTTGCTCTATAAAAAGTCTATTTCTCTCAAAATCTTTTTTCTTTTT
Coding sequences:
- a CDS encoding PAS domain-containing protein, whose product is MKEQENIELKSISSDRENYLKKELYDLIKKDDSIFDFIQQGVLDGLWFWDLLDPENVWMNSKYWTTFGYDPEKMPHTVDSYQNIIFKEDLKKVYANFASHAKDPSCPYDQIVRFRHKLGHTVWVRCRGVMIRDDKGKPIKMLGAHTDITDIKNHEEEIRLRSALYEHIIDGTDLGTWQWNAQTGETIFGERWAGIIGYSLSELEPISIDTWFKYAHPEDVKKSNLRLQEHFEGKTSIYECEVRMKHKNGDYVWVLTKGKVVSWHQEGIPEWVLGSHQEITKKKKDFERNRLFIEQTPSAIAMFDTNMNYLAASKKWFEVYNIKNKNIIGKSHFEVLPEIAKKWKFNYQKCFEGETIKNEEECIERKDGTAQWLSWELCPWYSNENKIGGLVIHTSDITEIKREKELKSLLKIAEDQNRRLKNFAHIVSHNLKSHSGNFEMLLDLFLQENPEIEDNEIIKLFKTASINLSDTIAHLNEVVLINTSLDKSLVSIGLKDVIDEVIRGVSAIALEAKVEINNLVSNDLDVLAVPAYLDSILLNFITNGIKYRSKKRKNHITLSAIKNNSYVVLSIEDNGLGIDLNKHRSKLFGMYKTFHPNVQNARGIGLFITKNQVEAIGGKIEVTSIVNKGTTFKIYMKYEKN
- a CDS encoding two-component system response regulator; this encodes MKRIDIACVIDDDPIFVFGIKKVMQLINFCEGIMVFKNGQDALNNLRAIISAKEKLPDVILLDLNMPILDGWQFLDEFVKIPCEKEILIYVVSSSVDPEDVLRAKSFDGVSDYIVKPISVAKLKEVLYNFENAF
- the gldA gene encoding gliding motility-associated ABC transporter ATP-binding subunit GldA; this translates as MSISVSNISKIYDQQNALKEVSFEVNEGEIVGFLGPNGAGKSTMMKILTTYLDPSEGKALVNGFDINTQPIDVQSSVGYLPEHNPLYLEMYIREYLSFNAQVYKISKSRIEEVIKLTGLTPESNKKIGQLSKGYRQRVGLACALLHDPKVLILDEPTTGLDPNQLVEIRELIKSVGKEKTVFLSTHIMQEVEAMCDRVIIIDQGVIVADKNLNEMMDQTDQIIEVEFDYRVEEAFLLKLDHIKNVKNIHGFAYQLIFDTTTDMRSVVFDFAHDNELKILQLSRKNKDLESLFRELTK
- a CDS encoding NAD-dependent epimerase/dehydratase family protein; the encoded protein is MDTKILVIGANGQLGSVLTTELRKKYTIENVIASDLKENDNHKGIFEVIDATDRNRIQEVVERYGITQIYHLAAILSAKGEETPLTTWDINMKTLFNVLEVSRNNNIDKVFFPSSIAVFGEGAPLDNTPDNAYLNPATVYGISKAAGENWAQYYFLRYGLDVRSIRYPGVIGYQSLPGGGTTDYAVDIYHKAVLKEKFNCFLKEEATLPMIFMDDAIRATIELMEAPKESITVRTSYNIAGISFSPGEVVDEIRKLYPDFKVNYKPDFRQEIASRWPKSIDDASAVKDWRWQSKFNLKDITEIMIQKLQERYKKGSQNKEILMF
- a CDS encoding Lrp/AsnC family transcriptional regulator encodes the protein MEQLDQTDTTILRILQRDSKKTAKEIATILNLTPSPVYERVRRLEKHGFIKKYVAILDKKLIDRSITTICQVSMRYHNEAFIEKFEEQIQNLDEVQECYHMAGQVDFILKIHTKSLEEYHDFVKTKLSKIENIGVLNSTFVLKEIKHSSEFYI